The following coding sequences are from one Lolium rigidum isolate FL_2022 unplaced genomic scaffold, APGP_CSIRO_Lrig_0.1 contig_54578_1, whole genome shotgun sequence window:
- the LOC124681747 gene encoding acyl carrier protein 2, mitochondrial-like, translating to MAAAARNLVLRHLRVAAAPASIRPAAALQGALSGRRWMSSEDAKGSFLDKDEVTERTIKVVKDFPKIQDPSKVKPDARFKDDLGLDSLDAVEVVMALEEEFCFEIPDDEADKIDSIKVAVDFIASHPKAK from the exons ATGGCGGCTGCGGCGAGGAACCTGGTGCTGCGGCACCTCCGCGTGGCCGCGGCCCCCGCGTCcatccggccggcggcggcgctgcaggGGGCCCTGTCGGGGCGGCGCTGGATGTCGTCGGAGGACGCCAAGGGGTCCTTCCTCGACAAGGACGAGGTCACCGAGCGGACCATCAAGGTCGTTAAGGACTTCCCCAAGATCCAAGACCCATCCAAG GTGAAACCAGATGCCCGCTTCAAGGATGATCTTGGCCTGGACAGTCTGGACGCGGTGGAGGTTGTGATGGCCTTGGAGGAGGAATTCTGTTTCGAGATACCGGACGATGAAGCTGACAAGATTGACTCCATTAAAGTTGCGGTGGACTTCATCGCCTCACACCCGAAAGCCAAATGa